A region from the Nostoc sp. HK-01 genome encodes:
- a CDS encoding glutaredoxin → MLDFLNPLLGRHPDKVKANVEIYTWQTCPYCIRAKMLLWWKGVNFTEYKIDGDETARAKMAERANGRRTVPQIFVNNQHIGGCDDIYQLDTKGQLDSLLTQAV, encoded by the coding sequence ATGTTGGACTTCCTCAATCCCCTACTTGGTCGTCATCCAGACAAGGTTAAAGCTAACGTCGAAATTTATACCTGGCAAACCTGCCCATACTGCATTCGTGCCAAAATGTTGCTGTGGTGGAAAGGCGTAAACTTCACTGAATACAAAATCGACGGTGATGAAACCGCTAGAGCCAAAATGGCAGAAAGAGCTAATGGTCGTCGAACAGTACCACAAATTTTTGTTAATAATCAACACATTGGTGGTTGTGATGACATTTATCAGCTAGACACCAAAGGTCAACTTGATTCTCTGTTGACTCAAGCAGTATAG